The proteins below come from a single Dermacentor albipictus isolate Rhodes 1998 colony chromosome 7, USDA_Dalb.pri_finalv2, whole genome shotgun sequence genomic window:
- the LOC135904383 gene encoding protein arginine methyltransferase NDUFAF7, mitochondrial, translating into MSSALTRAVTRLLRASNAGGVARKLHGKQPTPALGVVKQLSKRSIVIEAQAKSAETKLLQQLRSRILATGPITVAEYMKEVLTNPMSGYYMHRDVFGSSGDFTTSPEISQMFGELVAVWFLNEWVKAGKPKPLYIVELGPGRGTLSDDMLRVFSKYSDAMEVVSLHLVEISPHLSQIQELKLCGTVSVVKDVLEHNPVTLRLPIKTDSEEATYKHSITKHGVPVGWYRHLHDVPHGFSCFIAHEFLDALPVHKFQRTPEGWREVFIDLDDGPGPHHLRYVLSRGPTPASFFANVTGEKRDHVEVCPEAGVIVQELAHRMEEHGGCGLIVDYGHDGDKTDTFRAFKNHALHPALSEPGTADLTADVDFSYLRRILKDRALTFGPIPQGDFLRNMGINIRLEKLLANCPPEARQDLLTGYEMLTNPEKMGERFKFFGIFPKDMQETLNANPPAGFLAPS; encoded by the exons ATGAGTTCAGCACTGACGCGCGCGGTCACTAGGCTCTTGCGAGCATCGAACGCCGGAGGAGTAGCGAGAAAACTTCACGGCAAACAACCGACGCCCGCTTTGG GTGTCGTCAAGCAGTTGAGCAAGCGGTCCATCGTGATCGAAGCACAGGCAAAGTCTGCGGAGACGAAGCTTCTCCAGCAGCTCAGGTCCCGAATATTGGCGACGGGGCCGATCACCGTCGCCGAATACATGAAGGAAGTCTTGACCAATCCCATGTCC GGGTACTACATGCATCGGGACGTCTTCGGCAGTTCTGGGGACTTCACGACGTCGCCCGAGATCTCTCAGATGTTCGGAGAG CTGGTTGCTGTATGGTTCCTCAACGAATGGGTCAAAGCGGGAAAGCCGAAGCCGCTTTACATTGTGGAGCTGGGTCCCGGACGCGGCACGCTCTCCGATGACATGCTGCGG GTGTTCTCCAAATACAGTGATGCCATGGAAGTGGTTTCCTTACACCTGGTCGAAATCAGCCCACACCTGAGTCAAATACAGGAGCTCAAGCTCTGCGGAACTGTTAGCGTGGTGAAGGACGTGTTGGAACATAACCCAGTCACCCTACGTCTTCCAATAAAAACTGACAGCGAAGAG GCGACTTACAAGCACAGCATCACCAAGCATGGTGTTCCTGTCGGCTGGTATAGACACTTGCACGATGTGCCGCACGGATTCTCATGTTTCATTGCCCACGAGTTCCTGGATGCCCTTCCTGTGCACAAGTTCCAGCGCACCCCTGAAGGGTGGCGAGAGGTTTTCATAGACCTGGACGATGGACCAGGCCCACACCACCTGCGCTATGTGCTTTCTCGTGGACCTACTCCGGCGAGCTTCTTTGCCAAT GTGACGGGTGAAAAGCGGGACCACGTTGAAGTCTGTCCGGAGGCTGGTGTTATTGTCCAGGAGTTGGCGCATCGCATGGAGGAGCACGGAGGCTGCGGGCTTATCGTCGACTATGGGCATGATGGCGATAAAACGGACACTTTCCGA GCATTCAAGAACCATGCCCTGCATCCAGCGTTGTCGGAGCCAGGCACAGCAGACTTGACTGCGGACGTTGACTTTTCTTATCTGCGGCGAATTCTCAAGGACAGAG CACTGACATTTGGCCCCATTCCCCAGGGAGACTTCCTCAGAAACATGGGCATCAACATACGCCTGGAG AAACTTTTGGCCAACTGTCCTCCTGAGGCACGCCAGGACTTACTAACGGGCTACGAAATGCTCACGAATCCAGAGAAGATGGGAGAGCGGTTCAAGTTCTTTGGCATCTTCCCAAAAGACATGCAGGAGACTCTCAACGCCAATCCTCCAGCGGGGTTCCTTGCTCCTTCGTAA